In Psychrilyobacter piezotolerans, one genomic interval encodes:
- a CDS encoding DMT family transporter: MYYLIAFLVGGIIIFQMMMNSILSCKVGKLNGIFYNFFTGTLLMGIFFVFNITNFKEGLSKISDGQIWMFAGGILGILILSICNYAIPRMTAVYVTLFIMIGQLVTGNIMEYIIIGNISMKKILGCTLILTGVMYDMVMGKVKKSKAEQYN; encoded by the coding sequence ATGTACTATTTAATAGCATTTTTGGTAGGCGGTATAATTATATTTCAGATGATGATGAACTCAATACTTTCGTGTAAGGTAGGAAAACTAAATGGAATATTTTATAATTTTTTTACAGGAACTCTGCTCATGGGAATATTTTTTGTTTTTAATATAACCAATTTTAAAGAAGGATTGAGCAAAATTTCTGATGGACAGATTTGGATGTTTGCAGGAGGTATTTTGGGAATATTGATATTATCTATATGTAACTATGCTATTCCCAGGATGACGGCGGTCTATGTTACATTATTTATAATGATAGGACAGTTAGTTACAGGGAATATAATGGAATATATTATAATTGGAAATATATCAATGAAAAAAATATTAGGGTGTACCCTTATACTAACAGGGGTCATGTATGATATGGTCATGGGAAAAGTGAAAAAATCTAAAGCCGAACAATATAATTAA
- a CDS encoding DMT family transporter, with product MEGIMILGSGMLIAIMLGINGSLANLVGNNMSVFLIHFTGLIVICLGILLKGEKIKYSKELPFYFYFTGFLGVSVVACNVATFKNIGISNTIALGLTGQVFFSALIDHFGLFNREKNKIGLHKIIGFVFIFAGIYLVV from the coding sequence ATGGAAGGAATTATGATACTTGGATCAGGGATGCTCATAGCAATTATGCTGGGGATAAATGGAAGCCTGGCTAATCTTGTAGGTAATAATATGTCTGTTTTTTTAATACATTTTACGGGACTTATTGTGATTTGTCTAGGGATACTGCTAAAAGGAGAAAAAATAAAATATTCTAAGGAGCTGCCTTTTTATTTTTATTTTACAGGCTTTTTAGGGGTAAGTGTAGTTGCCTGTAATGTGGCCACATTTAAAAATATAGGTATTTCCAATACCATAGCTTTAGGGTTGACAGGCCAGGTTTTTTTTTCGGCATTGATAGATCATTTTGGATTATTTAACCGGGAAAAAAATAAGATAGGGTTACATAAAATAATAGGATTTGTATTTATTTTTGCAGGGATATATCTGGTAGTATAA
- a CDS encoding Crp/Fnr family transcriptional regulator: MKKIHDIEKLKLYIKKVNISHIFKPNAIDHLELHFFEQGESIYFAQDRCEYLHVLVSGKAKVFLLNDEGNFMLLDISKPYDFIGDVEFIQEKNIYHNVEAITECILIAIPIIKIHEITISDELYRLLSKDICDKLIKTSKKFSQVILYPIKNRLVTCLVEISDKDRINNFKTQEIADYLGVTARHIRRVIGELYAEKIIEKQGQSIYISNKKLLHKYIIKD, from the coding sequence ATGAAAAAAATACATGATATAGAAAAATTAAAATTATACATTAAAAAAGTTAATATATCCCATATATTTAAGCCAAATGCTATAGACCATCTCGAACTTCATTTTTTTGAACAAGGGGAATCTATATATTTTGCTCAGGATAGATGTGAATATCTACACGTCCTAGTTTCTGGAAAAGCTAAAGTTTTTCTTTTAAATGACGAAGGCAATTTTATGCTCTTAGATATTTCTAAACCCTATGATTTCATTGGTGATGTTGAGTTTATCCAGGAAAAGAATATCTATCATAATGTAGAAGCTATTACAGAGTGTATCCTCATCGCTATCCCCATAATTAAAATCCATGAGATCACAATTTCAGATGAACTTTATCGTCTTTTAAGTAAAGATATCTGTGATAAATTAATTAAAACCTCAAAAAAATTTTCCCAGGTCATACTCTATCCTATAAAAAACAGATTGGTTACGTGTCTTGTTGAAATTAGCGACAAGGATAGAATAAATAACTTTAAAACTCAAGAGATTGCTGATTATCTGGGAGTTACCGCCCGTCATATAAGAAGGGTCATAGGTGAATTATACGCAGAAAAGATAATCGAAAAACAGGGACAATCTATATACATATCAAATAAAAAATTACTCCATAAATATATTATAAAGGATTAA
- the secY gene encoding preprotein translocase subunit SecY, translating into MSLYDQFNAKLEAVMNTPELKKRIIYTLLMFLVARIGTLIPVPGVDLDRLASMVNNNSVLGFINMFSGGAFQRVSIFALGVMPYINASIVMSLLAVIIPKLDEIQKEGESGRSKMTQWTRYLTIVIGFIQAFGVTMWLQSMGLVMTPGFMFVLTTVITVTAGTVFLMWVGEQISIKGIGNGISLIIFLNVIARMPSGVIQTIQTMQGNKFLIPVLIAVGASALLTVAGIVIFQLAQRRIPIHYVGRGFQGKGNAANSSFLPVKLNSAGVMPVIFASVIMMIPSLLVNSLPSTMPYYALLNRMLGRNHPVYLILYAALVIFFSFFYTAMMFDPEKIADNLKQGGGTIPGIRPGNETVEYLEKVITRITWGGAVFLAAIAVLPAFIFTAAGLPVFFGGTGIIIVVGVALDTVQQINAHLVMKEYKGFI; encoded by the coding sequence ATGTCGTTATATGATCAATTTAATGCCAAGCTCGAGGCTGTAATGAATACGCCTGAACTTAAAAAAAGAATAATTTATACGTTGTTGATGTTTTTAGTAGCTAGGATAGGGACATTAATTCCAGTTCCAGGAGTAGACCTGGACAGATTAGCTTCTATGGTAAATAATAACAGTGTTTTAGGGTTTATAAACATGTTTTCAGGAGGAGCTTTCCAAAGGGTGTCTATTTTTGCACTGGGAGTTATGCCGTATATCAATGCTTCAATTGTAATGAGTTTATTAGCAGTTATTATACCGAAATTAGATGAAATTCAAAAAGAAGGAGAATCTGGAAGAAGTAAGATGACTCAATGGACTAGATATTTAACAATAGTAATCGGTTTTATACAAGCTTTTGGTGTGACTATGTGGTTACAATCTATGGGACTTGTTATGACACCTGGATTTATGTTTGTGCTGACAACTGTAATTACAGTAACAGCCGGTACTGTATTCCTTATGTGGGTAGGGGAGCAAATTTCTATTAAGGGAATAGGTAACGGGATCTCACTTATCATCTTCTTAAATGTAATTGCCAGAATGCCTTCAGGAGTTATTCAAACGATACAAACAATGCAGGGGAATAAATTCTTGATACCTGTTTTAATAGCTGTAGGAGCATCAGCTCTATTAACTGTAGCAGGAATAGTAATATTCCAATTGGCACAGAGAAGGATTCCTATTCACTATGTAGGGAGAGGATTCCAAGGTAAAGGAAATGCTGCAAACAGTAGCTTCTTGCCTGTAAAATTAAACTCAGCAGGGGTAATGCCGGTAATCTTTGCATCTGTAATAATGATGATACCGTCGTTACTGGTAAATTCATTACCATCAACTATGCCATACTATGCTCTGCTAAATAGGATGCTGGGAAGAAATCATCCTGTATATTTAATTTTATATGCAGCATTAGTAATATTTTTCTCATTCTTCTACACGGCTATGATGTTTGATCCGGAAAAAATTGCGGACAACTTAAAGCAGGGTGGAGGAACAATCCCTGGAATCAGACCTGGAAATGAGACTGTGGAATACTTAGAAAAAGTAATAACTAGAATTACTTGGGGGGGAGCTGTATTTTTAGCTGCCATCGCAGTATTACCTGCCTTTATATTCACAGCAGCAGGGTTACCTGTATTCTTTGGTGGAACAGGTATAATCATCGTTGTAGGAGTCGCATTAGACACTGTACAACAAATCAATGCTCATTTAGTGATGAAAGAGTATAAAGGATTTATATAA
- the rplO gene encoding 50S ribosomal protein L15, producing the protein MKLNELQPSVPRKDRKRVGRGMSSGTGKTSGKGHNGQKSRSGSGSSLRAGFEGGQMPLIRRVPKRGFSNFRFKKDFAIIDLDILNLFEAGTEVSPIMLVEAGLIKNVKSGIKLLGSGTLDKNVSVIVNKVSASAQAAVEANGGTVTVHAVKTFKDVAGNTDKHANKTK; encoded by the coding sequence ATGAAATTAAATGAATTACAACCTTCTGTTCCTAGAAAAGATAGAAAAAGAGTTGGAAGAGGTATGTCTTCTGGTACTGGTAAAACATCTGGAAAAGGACACAACGGACAAAAATCAAGATCTGGTTCTGGATCAAGCTTAAGAGCTGGATTCGAAGGTGGACAAATGCCTTTAATCAGAAGAGTTCCTAAGAGAGGATTCTCAAACTTTAGATTCAAGAAAGATTTCGCAATCATTGATTTAGATATCTTAAACTTATTTGAGGCAGGAACTGAAGTTTCTCCAATCATGTTAGTTGAAGCTGGATTAATCAAAAATGTTAAATCTGGAATCAAGTTATTAGGAAGCGGAACTTTAGACAAGAACGTATCAGTTATTGTTAACAAAGTATCTGCATCAGCACAAGCAGCTGTAGAAGCTAATGGTGGAACTGTTACAGTTCACGCTGTTAAGACTTTTAAAGATGTAGCTGGAAACACTGACAAGCACGCTAACAAGACTAAATAA
- the rpmD gene encoding 50S ribosomal protein L30, producing the protein MAKLLVRLVKSPIGRKPRHIATLQSLGLKKIDDVVEHNDTADIKGKLHQIGYMLNVEEVK; encoded by the coding sequence ATGGCAAAATTATTAGTTAGACTTGTTAAGAGTCCGATTGGAAGAAAACCAAGACACATTGCTACATTACAATCTTTAGGTTTAAAAAAAATAGATGATGTAGTAGAACACAACGATACAGCAGATATCAAAGGTAAATTACACCAAATTGGATATATGCTTAACGTTGAGGAGGTAAAATAA
- the rpsE gene encoding 30S ribosomal protein S5 — protein sequence MSKFKREEKEFKEKILKISRVSKTTKGGRSISFSVLAAIGDEKGRVGLGLGKANGVPDAIKKAIATAQKNMVTISLRGATIPHQQDGVFLSTKVWMKPASEGTGVIAGSSAREILELVGVTDILTKIRGSKNKINVARATIEGLKALRSAESVAKLRGKEVKEILN from the coding sequence TTGTCTAAGTTTAAAAGAGAAGAAAAAGAATTTAAAGAAAAAATATTAAAAATCTCTAGAGTTTCTAAAACTACAAAAGGTGGAAGATCAATATCTTTCTCAGTTTTAGCAGCAATAGGTGATGAAAAAGGTAGAGTAGGTTTAGGATTAGGAAAAGCCAACGGTGTTCCTGATGCTATCAAAAAAGCTATAGCTACTGCTCAAAAGAACATGGTAACTATCTCTTTAAGAGGTGCTACTATTCCTCACCAACAAGATGGTGTGTTCTTAAGTACTAAGGTGTGGATGAAGCCTGCATCTGAAGGTACTGGAGTAATTGCTGGATCATCAGCAAGAGAAATCTTAGAATTAGTTGGAGTTACAGATATCTTAACGAAGATCAGAGGATCTAAGAACAAGATAAACGTTGCAAGAGCTACTATCGAAGGATTAAAAGCTCTTAGATCAGCTGAATCAGTTGCAAAATTAAGAGGAAAAGAAGTTAAGGAAATATTAAACTAA
- the rplR gene encoding 50S ribosomal protein L18, which yields MFKKVNRKALRRRKQLSIRNKISGTVERPRLNVFRSNNNIFAQLIDDVNGVTLVATSTISKDVKAEVKHGGNIEAAKLVGKKIAELAVAKGLETVVFDRSGYVYTGRVAALADAAREAGLKF from the coding sequence TTGTTTAAAAAAGTTAATAGAAAAGCTTTAAGAAGAAGAAAACAATTGTCTATTAGAAACAAGATCTCTGGTACTGTTGAAAGACCAAGATTAAATGTTTTTAGATCAAACAATAACATATTCGCTCAATTAATTGACGATGTAAATGGAGTAACATTAGTTGCAACTTCAACTATATCTAAAGATGTAAAAGCTGAAGTTAAGCACGGTGGAAACATAGAAGCAGCAAAGTTAGTAGGTAAGAAAATTGCTGAGCTAGCTGTAGCAAAAGGATTAGAAACTGTAGTATTCGATAGAAGTGGTTATGTATACACTGGTAGAGTTGCTGCATTAGCTGATGCTGCTAGAGAAGCTGGATTAAAATTCTAG
- the rplF gene encoding 50S ribosomal protein L6 — protein MSRIGNKTLVIPAGVEVAINENVVTVKGPKGTLTREIFNGLTVKIENNELTVERAGDTPTERAMHGTASANINNMLVGVTEGFRKTLNLVGVGYRAKEAGKGLEIALGFSHPVLVPEVEGIQFTVEKGNTTIHIDGISKEVVGQVAAEIRANRKPEPYKGKGVKYSDEVVRRKEGKKA, from the coding sequence ATGTCAAGAATAGGTAATAAAACCCTAGTTATCCCTGCTGGTGTAGAGGTTGCTATCAATGAAAATGTAGTAACTGTAAAAGGACCTAAAGGAACTTTAACTAGAGAAATTTTTAACGGTTTAACTGTTAAAATTGAAAATAATGAATTAACTGTAGAAAGAGCTGGAGACACTCCAACAGAAAGAGCTATGCACGGAACTGCATCAGCTAACATCAACAACATGCTTGTTGGTGTAACTGAAGGATTCAGAAAAACATTAAACTTAGTTGGTGTTGGATACAGAGCTAAAGAAGCTGGAAAAGGATTAGAAATCGCATTAGGTTTCTCTCATCCAGTATTAGTTCCTGAAGTTGAAGGAATTCAATTTACAGTTGAAAAAGGTAATACTACAATTCATATTGATGGAATATCAAAGGAAGTAGTTGGACAAGTAGCAGCAGAAATCAGAGCAAACAGAAAGCCTGAACCTTATAAAGGAAAAGGAGTTAAGTACTCGGATGAAGTTGTAAGAAGAAAAGAAGGTAAGAAAGCGTAA
- the rpsH gene encoding 30S ribosomal protein S8 — protein sequence MFLTDPIADMLTRVRNANSVMHDKVDIPHSKMKVALAAVLKEEGYISNYKVITDGNKKNIRVYLKYVGKEKVIKGIKRISKPGRRVYSSAEDMPRVLSGLGIAVVSTSNGLVTDRVARKTNIGGEVLCYVW from the coding sequence ATGTTTTTAACTGATCCAATTGCAGATATGTTAACAAGAGTTAGAAATGCTAACTCAGTAATGCACGACAAAGTAGATATTCCACATTCAAAAATGAAGGTAGCTTTAGCTGCTGTATTAAAAGAAGAAGGGTATATCTCTAACTATAAAGTAATCACTGATGGAAACAAGAAGAACATCAGAGTATATTTAAAGTATGTAGGAAAAGAAAAAGTAATCAAAGGAATTAAAAGAATATCTAAGCCAGGAAGAAGAGTTTACTCTTCAGCTGAAGATATGCCAAGAGTATTATCTGGATTAGGAATTGCTGTTGTTTCAACGTCTAACGGACTTGTAACAGACAGAGTTGCTAGAAAGACTAATATTGGTGGAGAAGTACTTTGTTACGTTTGGTAA
- the rpsN gene encoding 30S ribosomal protein S14 yields the protein MAKKSMIARDVKRAKLVDKFAEKRAELKARIKAGDVEAVAELNKLPKNASPVRKRNRCQIDGRPRGYMREFGISRIKFRQLAGAGLIPGVTKSSW from the coding sequence ATGGCTAAAAAGTCAATGATCGCAAGAGACGTTAAAAGAGCTAAACTAGTAGATAAATTTGCTGAGAAAAGAGCAGAATTAAAAGCTAGAATTAAGGCTGGAGACGTAGAAGCTGTTGCAGAATTAAACAAGCTTCCTAAGAATGCCTCTCCAGTAAGAAAAAGAAATAGATGTCAAATAGACGGAAGACCTAGAGGATATATGAGAGAATTTGGAATCTCTAGAATTAAGTTTAGACAATTAGCTGGAGCAGGATTAATACCAGGTGTAACTAAATCATCTTGGTAA
- the rplE gene encoding 50S ribosomal protein L5: MAKYVSRCHTKYTNELAPALMKELGLTNIMECPKLNKIVLNMGVGEATQNSKLMDAAAADLATISGQKPVVITAKMSEAGFKLREGQAIGTKVTLRGEAMYDFMDRLVNVILPRVRDFDGVSAKAFDGRGNYSLGMRDQLVFPEIEFDKVDKLFGMSISIVSSAKSDEQGRALLKAFGMPFKK, encoded by the coding sequence GTGGCTAAATATGTTTCTAGATGTCATACAAAGTATACAAATGAATTAGCTCCTGCTCTTATGAAAGAGTTAGGATTAACAAATATAATGGAATGTCCAAAATTAAACAAAATTGTTTTAAACATGGGTGTTGGAGAAGCGACTCAAAACTCTAAATTAATGGATGCTGCAGCAGCAGACTTAGCAACTATCTCTGGTCAAAAGCCAGTTGTAATTACAGCTAAAATGTCTGAAGCTGGATTCAAATTAAGAGAAGGTCAAGCAATCGGAACAAAAGTAACTCTTAGAGGAGAAGCTATGTACGATTTCATGGATAGATTAGTAAATGTAATCTTACCAAGAGTAAGAGACTTCGATGGAGTTTCTGCAAAAGCATTCGACGGTAGAGGAAACTATTCTCTTGGAATGAGAGATCAATTAGTATTCCCTGAAATCGAATTCGATAAAGTAGATAAGTTATTCGGAATGTCAATATCAATCGTTTCATCAGCAAAATCTGATGAGCAAGGAAGAGCGTTACTAAAAGCATTTGGTATGCCTTTTAAAAAGTAG
- the rplX gene encoding 50S ribosomal protein L24, producing MAKPKIKFVPTKMHVRTGDTVMVISGSDKGKTGKITKVFTKKGKVLVEGINVVTKHLKPSQANPQGGVVTMEAPIFSSKVMIFDAKTGKPTRIGSKVVDGKKVRYSKVSGETL from the coding sequence ATGGCTAAACCTAAAATCAAATTCGTGCCTACAAAAATGCACGTTAGAACTGGAGATACAGTAATGGTAATCTCTGGATCGGATAAAGGTAAAACTGGAAAAATCACTAAAGTATTTACTAAAAAAGGTAAAGTTTTAGTTGAAGGAATCAATGTTGTTACTAAGCATTTAAAACCTAGCCAAGCAAACCCACAAGGTGGAGTTGTAACTATGGAAGCACCAATTTTTTCTTCAAAGGTAATGATCTTTGATGCAAAAACTGGAAAGCCAACTAGAATTGGATCTAAGGTAGTAGATGGTAAAAAAGTAAGATACTCTAAAGTTTCTGGAGAAACTTTATAA